From the Candidatus Cloacimonadota bacterium genome, the window CTCTTCCATCCGATCGCCGAGGGAGTTGAATTTTATTGCTTTAACCATGTTCTGCTCCCTATTGTTCCTTGTGGATGGTGACCAGGGAATTGCGATGGCCGGGCACCGCGCCTTTCACCATGATCAGGTTTTGTTCGGCGTCCACTTTCACCACCTGCAGGTGGCGCACGCTCACCTGGCGGTTGCCGTGCTGGCCGGCCATCTTCATGCCTTTCAGCACGCGCGAGGGCTGGGCGCACTGGCCAATGGAGCCGCCGCCGCGGAAGGATTCGTGCACGCCGTGCGAGGCCATGAAGCCGGAAAATCCGTGCCGCTTCATCACGCCGGTGTAGCCGTGGCCCTTGGAATTGGCGCGCACACAGACGGTCTCGTCCGGTGTGAACCAGTCCACTTTCAGCTCGCTGCCCACCTCGTAGTCATCGACCTGCTGGCCGAAGGCGGGGCGGAATTCGCGCAGATAGCGGAAAAAGGGGCTCTCGCTTTTCTTGAAATAACCCTTGAGCGGCTTGTTCACACGCTTTTCAGGCAGTTCTTCGTAACCCATTTGCAGGGCTTCATATCCGTGCAGATCCTTGCTGCGCTTGCAAACCACGCGGCAGGGTCCGGCCTGGATCACCGTTACGGGGATCAGCTTGCCGTTGTCGTCAAAGATCTGCGTCATGCCAATTTTTTTACCGATTAGTCCCAGCATGCTCAGCTCCTTGTATTGGCTTTGATCTCCACGTGCACGCCAGCCGGCAGGCTCAGCTTCTTCAAAGCGTTGGTGGTCTGCTGGGTGGGGTTCATGATGTCGATCAGACGCTTGTGGACCAGCATTTGGAATTGGTCCTGGGATTTCTTGTCGGCGTGGGGCGAACGCAGGATCGTGTACAGGGTCTTGTCTG encodes:
- the rplC gene encoding 50S ribosomal protein L3, with product MLGLIGKKIGMTQIFDDNGKLIPVTVIQAGPCRVVCKRSKDLHGYEALQMGYEELPEKRVNKPLKGYFKKSESPFFRYLREFRPAFGQQVDDYEVGSELKVDWFTPDETVCVRANSKGHGYTGVMKRHGFSGFMASHGVHESFRGGGSIGQCAQPSRVLKGMKMAGQHGNRQVSVRHLQVVKVDAEQNLIMVKGAVPGHRNSLVTIHKEQ
- the rpsJ gene encoding 30S ribosomal protein S10, whose translation is MSKSENRIRIKLKAYDHRLLDQSVAEIVKSTRNTGAKVIGPIPLPTDKTLYTILRSPHADKKSQDQFQMLVHKRLIDIMNPTQQTTNALKKLSLPAGVHVEIKANTRS